A single region of the Oculatellaceae cyanobacterium genome encodes:
- a CDS encoding HEAT repeat domain-containing protein: MTNSALALELIQSVEQADSPSRLVAAVRALAEARLEAGIPTLIAVLGYNNPEAAVAAIAGLVQLGDVAVQPLIERLDDYNYGARAYSFRALAAIAHPHSLDTLLSAAETDFAPSVRRAAAKGLGNLRWSLLPVEVRPHSQEKAKNTLLLLSNDSEWAIRYAAVVGLQALAQSDQITSPDLVAQILSRFAQIANTDSDLAVKARAIMATEQLKTNTTQLTALSY; encoded by the coding sequence ATGACTAACTCTGCTTTGGCTTTAGAACTTATTCAATCAGTCGAGCAAGCGGATTCACCCTCTCGTTTAGTTGCCGCAGTTCGAGCTTTAGCAGAGGCACGGTTAGAGGCGGGTATACCCACTTTGATCGCAGTTTTGGGTTATAACAACCCAGAAGCAGCAGTTGCAGCAATTGCAGGTCTAGTGCAGTTGGGTGACGTAGCAGTGCAACCGCTAATCGAACGCCTTGATGATTATAACTACGGTGCAAGAGCTTATTCATTTCGGGCATTGGCGGCGATCGCTCATCCCCATTCATTAGATACCCTGCTGAGTGCCGCAGAAACCGACTTTGCACCCAGCGTGCGTCGGGCTGCGGCAAAAGGATTAGGTAACTTACGCTGGTCTTTATTGCCTGTGGAGGTGCGACCGCACTCTCAGGAAAAAGCTAAAAACACATTACTGTTGCTCTCTAACGATTCCGAGTGGGCAATTCGCTATGCAGCAGTTGTGGGTTTGCAAGCACTAGCCCAGTCCGATCAAATTACCTCTCCTGATTTGGTTGCACAAATCCTCAGTCGGTTTGCTCAAATAGCTAACACAGATTCCGACTTAGCAGTTAAAGCTAGAGCAATCATGGCTACCGAGCAACTCAAAACTAACACCACTCAGCTAACAGCACTCAGCTATTAG